In the genome of Gammaproteobacteria bacterium, one region contains:
- a CDS encoding SurA N-terminal domain-containing protein, protein MLQSVRKYTQGWVATIMGIILSFAFVIWGVENYASGSSKKTLVAKVNGKPITITQLNNDFQRMLLGVKDQLGSTLALTPYIQQQIKKEALYNLIMQNVLIQAALKAGFSVTPQELGSMVRQMPAFQEAGNFSRERFQQIINQMGYTKEEFFTEASQTLLLNQVASGVVGSQFVLPGELKQAVSLIEQKRNIEYVIIPNQQFKQPSQITLQQMQAFYQQHSNQFKIPARVQIEYVQLELANLKKSITISDQALKDYFDANSGMDRKNPKALARARESIQQQKLEQAFLAASDKLTDLAYTNPRSLSDAANNLDLKIKTTDYFSAQGGDSAITKNQKIITAAFNSDILKDRTNSNLIEISPGNVVVIRVKDFKSETIAPFDSVKETIKASLVTAEAQVKAKQKGAMLLSRIKSNADFNKVLVTEHLTPIHKQNLSRQDKTINPEILKLAFSSEKPSGAQLANGDFALLMVKESINMASEKMNADQISSMKKMYSTTYGKLDYNLYTENQMRKAKIKTYLQD, encoded by the coding sequence ATGTTGCAAAGTGTTAGGAAATATACACAAGGTTGGGTGGCAACAATCATGGGCATAATTCTAAGCTTTGCCTTTGTTATCTGGGGAGTCGAGAATTACGCAAGTGGTAGTTCTAAAAAAACCCTCGTAGCAAAAGTAAATGGCAAACCAATCACCATTACGCAACTTAACAATGATTTTCAACGCATGTTACTCGGCGTTAAGGATCAATTAGGATCCACCCTGGCGCTTACCCCTTACATTCAGCAACAGATCAAAAAAGAAGCTTTGTACAATTTGATTATGCAAAATGTGCTTATTCAAGCTGCTTTAAAAGCTGGGTTTAGCGTTACCCCACAGGAGCTCGGCTCAATGGTTCGTCAAATGCCAGCGTTTCAAGAGGCGGGAAATTTTTCAAGAGAACGTTTTCAGCAGATAATCAATCAAATGGGTTATACAAAAGAAGAATTTTTCACAGAGGCATCACAAACCTTATTGTTGAATCAAGTCGCTTCTGGGGTGGTGGGCAGCCAGTTTGTACTTCCAGGTGAGCTAAAGCAGGCCGTCTCATTAATAGAGCAAAAAAGAAATATTGAGTACGTAATTATTCCCAATCAACAATTCAAGCAGCCTAGTCAAATCACTCTCCAACAAATGCAGGCTTTTTATCAGCAGCATTCCAATCAATTTAAAATCCCTGCCAGGGTACAGATTGAGTATGTCCAGCTTGAGTTAGCTAACCTGAAGAAATCGATTACAATCAGTGATCAAGCACTAAAGGATTACTTTGACGCTAATAGTGGCATGGATAGAAAAAATCCTAAAGCCCTTGCCCGAGCGAGGGAGTCAATACAACAGCAAAAATTAGAACAGGCCTTTCTAGCGGCAAGTGATAAATTAACTGATCTCGCTTACACCAATCCGCGCTCTTTATCAGATGCTGCAAACAATTTAGATTTAAAGATAAAGACGACAGACTATTTCAGCGCCCAAGGCGGGGATTCAGCCATCACTAAAAATCAAAAGATAATTACCGCTGCGTTTAATTCTGACATTTTAAAAGATCGTACCAATAGTAATCTGATTGAAATTTCACCCGGCAATGTGGTGGTTATAAGGGTAAAAGATTTCAAGAGCGAAACTATTGCTCCCTTCGATAGTGTCAAAGAGACTATTAAAGCGTCTTTAGTTACAGCTGAAGCCCAGGTCAAAGCGAAGCAAAAAGGAGCAATGCTTTTATCCAGAATAAAAAGCAATGCAGATTTTAATAAAGTTCTGGTAACAGAACATTTAACTCCAATCCATAAGCAAAATTTATCCAGGCAAGATAAAACAATCAACCCTGAAATTTTAAAACTAGCCTTCTCCTCTGAAAAACCTTCGGGTGCTCAATTAGCGAATGGGGATTTTGCGTTGCTAATGGTAAAAGAAAGTATCAACATGGCCTCTGAAAAAATGAACGCAGATCAGATTTCAAGTATGAAGAAAATGTACTCCACTACCTATGGAAAACTGGATTACAATTTATATACAGAGAATCAGATGCGCAAAGCTAAGATCAAAACTTACCTTCAAGACTAA
- a CDS encoding HU family DNA-binding protein → MNKTEIIDSVSTSTGMSKMDTARVVNALLEEITKALAKPVPETVTFVGFGTFKVTQREERSGRNPQTGQTITIPAQKTPRFSAGKQLKEACNEDKK, encoded by the coding sequence ATGAATAAGACAGAAATAATTGATTCAGTTTCGACATCTACCGGCATGTCTAAAATGGATACCGCCCGCGTAGTGAATGCACTATTAGAGGAAATCACCAAAGCATTAGCTAAGCCTGTACCTGAGACAGTCACTTTTGTTGGTTTTGGCACGTTCAAAGTAACTCAGCGCGAAGAAAGATCAGGACGTAATCCGCAAACAGGTCAGACGATTACAATCCCTGCCCAAAAGACACCTCGTTTTTCAGCTGGCAAGCAGCTTAAAGAAGCTTGCAACGAAGATAAAAAATAA
- the tldD gene encoding metalloprotease TldD, giving the protein MNNPLEIAKSTLLEPAGINEAILSNLFSKLMTRSIDMSDMYFQFTQQESWALEDGIIKEGSFNIEKGAGIRAVTGEKTGFAYTDDITLAALEEAATAAGNIAKIGGEGKVKVWTPTQGRELYSPLNPLNTWTENDKINLLKKVDAEARRIDARVKQVIVSLAGLHDIILIADSDGRLSADVRPLVRFNVSVIVEEGGKREQGFAGGGGRHGYDNFFDNDYALKFAHEAVRQALVNLNAVPAPAGTMPVVLGPGWPGVLLHEAVGHGLEGDFNRKGSSIFAGKMGERVASDVCTVVDDGTLPQRRGSLNIDDEGVPSSCTVLIEKGVLKGYMQDKLNAKLMGMQSTGNGRRESYSSLPIPRMTNTYMLAGEHSPQEIIASVEHGLFAVNFGGGQVDITSGKFVFSTSEAYIIKNGKIAHPVKGATLIGNGAEVLTRVSMVGNDLELDRGVGTCGKDGQSVPVGVGQPTLRVDALTVGGTQS; this is encoded by the coding sequence ATGAACAACCCCTTAGAAATTGCAAAATCGACATTGTTAGAACCTGCGGGCATTAATGAGGCAATTTTATCAAATTTATTTTCAAAATTAATGACGCGCTCCATCGACATGAGTGATATGTATTTTCAATTCACTCAACAAGAGTCTTGGGCATTAGAAGATGGCATTATTAAAGAAGGCAGCTTTAACATCGAAAAAGGAGCTGGTATTCGTGCTGTGACAGGTGAAAAAACGGGCTTTGCTTATACGGATGATATAACCCTCGCTGCGTTAGAGGAAGCTGCAACCGCTGCAGGTAACATAGCTAAAATAGGGGGGGAAGGTAAGGTCAAGGTTTGGACCCCCACGCAAGGTCGTGAACTCTATTCTCCTCTCAATCCACTTAATACCTGGACAGAAAATGACAAGATTAATCTATTAAAAAAGGTGGATGCAGAAGCCCGAAGAATAGATGCACGCGTTAAACAAGTGATAGTGAGTCTGGCGGGATTGCACGATATTATTCTTATCGCAGACAGTGATGGTCGTCTCTCTGCAGATGTGAGACCGTTAGTTCGCTTTAATGTGAGCGTGATTGTTGAGGAGGGAGGTAAACGTGAGCAAGGATTTGCAGGCGGTGGTGGGCGACATGGCTATGATAATTTTTTTGATAACGACTATGCATTGAAATTCGCTCATGAAGCAGTTAGGCAAGCGCTAGTTAATCTCAATGCAGTTCCTGCTCCAGCAGGTACTATGCCTGTGGTACTTGGTCCCGGTTGGCCCGGAGTGTTGCTTCATGAAGCAGTAGGTCATGGGCTCGAAGGGGATTTCAATCGAAAGGGCAGTTCTATTTTTGCAGGAAAAATGGGTGAACGCGTTGCTTCAGATGTTTGCACTGTAGTTGACGATGGTACTTTACCACAGAGGCGAGGTTCATTAAATATTGATGATGAAGGGGTGCCTTCTTCATGTACTGTCTTGATCGAAAAGGGTGTGCTCAAAGGATATATGCAAGATAAGCTAAACGCCAAGTTAATGGGGATGCAATCCACCGGAAATGGGCGCAGGGAATCGTATTCTAGTTTGCCTATTCCGCGCATGACAAATACTTACATGTTAGCTGGAGAACATTCTCCCCAAGAGATTATTGCTTCTGTCGAACATGGACTTTTTGCGGTTAATTTTGGAGGGGGTCAGGTAGACATTACCTCAGGTAAATTTGTATTTTCAACCAGTGAAGCCTACATCATTAAAAATGGTAAAATAGCTCACCCTGTAAAAGGGGCAACTCTTATTGGAAATGGGGCTGAAGTACTGACCCGTGTGTCTATGGTCGGCAATGATTTAGAGCTGGATCGGGGTGTCGGCACGTGCGGTAAAGATGGTCAGAGTGTTCCAGTTGGAGTGGGGCAACCCACCTTACGAGTTGATGCACTGACAGTAGGGGGCACTCAAAGTTAG
- the mreD gene encoding rod shape-determining protein MreD produces MRSASFPQRIFIIGITLCIAMMLTILPLPNWANWLRPLWVMLVMVYWCLALPERISVGMAWFIGLLLDVLQGTLLGQHALALAVVAYFIVKFHPRIRLYPIWQKTIIVFFLSFVYLALLYWVQGLLGVLPRTWEFWSPAITSALLWPWVFIILRDLRRKFNVS; encoded by the coding sequence ATGCGATCTGCAAGTTTTCCTCAGCGAATTTTTATTATAGGGATTACATTGTGCATAGCCATGATGCTGACCATTTTGCCTCTGCCAAATTGGGCCAATTGGTTGCGGCCGCTATGGGTTATGTTAGTGATGGTGTACTGGTGTTTAGCACTTCCTGAGCGTATTAGTGTGGGAATGGCCTGGTTTATTGGCTTGTTACTCGATGTACTTCAAGGAACACTATTGGGTCAGCATGCTTTGGCGTTGGCCGTTGTGGCCTACTTTATTGTTAAGTTTCATCCGCGAATCCGCCTCTATCCCATCTGGCAAAAAACGATAATCGTATTTTTCTTATCCTTTGTTTATCTGGCGCTTCTTTATTGGGTGCAAGGATTACTGGGCGTTTTGCCCAGGACTTGGGAATTCTGGTCTCCAGCGATCACTAGTGCTTTACTTTGGCCTTGGGTTTTTATTATATTAAGAGATCTTAGACGCAAATTTAATGTATCTTAG
- the mreC gene encoding rod shape-determining protein MreC produces MKELFRRSPFLGVRLLVFIVCSCVLMTLDHQFNYFGRFRSVLSLVVAPMQYLVDRPVEFIRWVDTSFTTQQNLLVENAQLRARQLLLYAKLQKVLALERENEQLKALLRSSSNIHEKVTVAQLLAVDLAPYTQQIVIDKGERDGVYVGQPVLDAYGVMGQVIAVGPINSRVLLITDPRSAIPVQNNRNGNRAIASGLGFDGVLELINVPLTTDFRKGDYLITSGLGGHYPPGYPVGVINNVKLPPGGRFTNISLTPAAHVNQSRQVLLVWPKKIKAEQTTENQSTKTTGKSTKAEEDTSATELDQSDEMEPQ; encoded by the coding sequence ATTAAGGAGTTATTTCGTCGAAGTCCTTTTTTGGGCGTAAGATTACTTGTATTTATAGTTTGCTCTTGTGTTTTGATGACACTGGATCATCAATTTAACTACTTTGGTCGTTTTAGATCAGTGCTGTCATTGGTGGTTGCACCTATGCAATATCTGGTAGATCGTCCTGTTGAATTTATTCGATGGGTGGATACGAGCTTTACCACACAACAAAACCTTTTAGTTGAAAATGCTCAATTACGGGCACGTCAATTATTACTCTATGCGAAACTTCAAAAAGTCTTAGCCTTAGAAAGAGAAAATGAGCAATTAAAGGCTTTGTTACGCTCGTCTTCAAATATTCATGAAAAAGTGACTGTTGCGCAATTACTCGCTGTCGATCTCGCTCCTTATACTCAACAAATTGTTATTGATAAAGGAGAAAGGGACGGGGTATATGTGGGGCAGCCAGTGTTGGATGCCTATGGGGTAATGGGTCAAGTCATTGCGGTAGGTCCCATAAATAGCCGAGTCTTATTAATCACTGATCCTCGAAGCGCAATTCCAGTTCAAAATAACCGCAATGGGAATCGTGCTATTGCAAGTGGGTTAGGATTCGATGGCGTTCTGGAATTAATCAATGTTCCTCTCACTACAGACTTTCGTAAGGGAGACTACTTGATTACATCCGGATTAGGCGGTCACTACCCCCCCGGGTATCCCGTCGGTGTCATCAATAATGTAAAACTACCTCCCGGTGGAAGATTTACCAATATAAGTTTGACGCCCGCTGCACACGTTAATCAAAGTCGTCAAGTATTGCTTGTCTGGCCAAAAAAAATAAAAGCTGAGCAGACAACCGAAAATCAGTCCACCAAAACCACGGGAAAAAGTACTAAGGCTGAAGAAGATACTAGTGCTACTGAGTTAGACCAATCTGATGAAATGGAACCCCAATAA